A window from Myxococcus fulvus encodes these proteins:
- a CDS encoding GMC oxidoreductase, whose product MDCDWLIIGSGFGGSVSALRLTEKGYRVVMLEKGRRLAASDFPKTNWNLKRWMWMPQLGWRGLFQMSFFRHVTVLSGVGVGGGSLVYANTLPIPKDDFFQASSWGHLASWKDELTPHYSTARRMLGATPNPRDTVADRVLEQVGQDLGRPGFEPSTVAVYFGEPGVTVKDPYFGGEGPERTGCTSCGGCMLGCRHGAKNTLDRNYLYLAEKRGLTLHADTEATWVRPLPDGGYEVEAKKGAGLFGRQTLRLTAKNVIFAGGVLGSLSLLLRLKEHKDGLPRLSDRLGDGVRTNSEALIGIVSGRPEHDLSKGIAIGSILHTDERSHLEPVRFSEGSGFFRLLMAPQVPGKSMLGRMARLVGLLARHPLRFLKAWFVPDFAKRTLILLYMRTLEGHLRMRRGRLLKSGLSTGLQSGPAPTSNMPEAFDLARRVADKLDGYPMTMVSETVLGIPTTAHILGGCCMGDSAATGVIDHRHRLFGYEGLYVVDGSAISANPGVNPSLTITALAERAMTFIPQARTGEEEAPRLARLPS is encoded by the coding sequence ATGGACTGCGACTGGCTCATCATCGGTTCGGGCTTCGGCGGCAGCGTCAGCGCGCTGCGGTTGACCGAGAAGGGCTACCGCGTGGTGATGCTGGAGAAGGGGCGGCGGCTGGCTGCCTCCGACTTCCCGAAGACGAACTGGAACCTGAAGCGCTGGATGTGGATGCCCCAGCTCGGCTGGCGGGGCCTGTTCCAGATGAGCTTCTTCCGCCACGTCACGGTGCTGTCCGGCGTGGGCGTGGGAGGCGGCTCGCTCGTCTACGCCAACACGCTCCCCATCCCGAAGGACGACTTCTTCCAGGCCTCCTCGTGGGGACACCTGGCCTCCTGGAAGGACGAACTGACGCCGCACTACTCCACCGCGCGCAGGATGCTCGGCGCCACCCCCAACCCGCGCGACACCGTGGCGGACCGGGTGCTGGAGCAGGTGGGGCAGGACCTGGGCCGCCCGGGCTTCGAGCCGTCCACCGTCGCCGTGTACTTCGGTGAGCCCGGCGTCACGGTGAAGGACCCGTACTTCGGCGGAGAGGGCCCCGAGCGCACCGGCTGCACGTCCTGCGGCGGCTGCATGCTCGGCTGTCGTCACGGCGCGAAGAACACGCTGGACCGCAACTACCTCTACCTCGCGGAGAAGCGCGGCCTGACGCTGCACGCGGACACGGAGGCCACGTGGGTGCGGCCCCTGCCGGACGGCGGCTACGAGGTGGAGGCGAAGAAGGGCGCGGGCCTCTTCGGACGACAGACGCTGCGCCTCACCGCGAAGAACGTCATCTTCGCTGGAGGTGTGCTGGGCTCGCTGTCGCTGCTGCTGCGGCTCAAGGAGCACAAGGACGGACTGCCCCGGCTGTCGGACCGGCTGGGCGACGGCGTGCGCACCAACTCCGAGGCGCTCATCGGCATCGTGAGCGGGCGCCCGGAGCATGACTTGTCGAAGGGCATCGCCATCGGCTCCATCCTGCACACCGACGAACGCTCGCATCTGGAGCCCGTGCGCTTCTCGGAGGGCTCCGGCTTCTTCCGCCTGCTGATGGCGCCGCAGGTGCCCGGCAAGTCGATGCTGGGGCGCATGGCGCGGCTGGTGGGCCTGCTCGCGCGCCACCCGCTGCGCTTCCTCAAGGCGTGGTTCGTCCCGGACTTCGCCAAGCGGACCTTGATTCTGCTCTACATGCGCACGCTGGAGGGCCACCTGCGCATGCGGCGCGGCCGGCTGCTGAAGAGCGGGCTGTCCACCGGCCTGCAGTCCGGTCCCGCGCCCACGTCCAACATGCCCGAGGCGTTCGACCTGGCGCGCCGCGTGGCGGACAAGCTGGACGGCTATCCGATGACGATGGTGAGCGAGACGGTGCTGGGCATCCCGACGACCGCGCACATCCTCGGCGGCTGCTGCATGGGAGACTCGGCGGCGACGGGCGTCATCGACCATCGCCACCGGCTCTTCGGCTACGAGGGACTGTACGTGGTGGACGGCTCGGCCATCTCCGCCAACCCGGGCGTCAATCCCTCGCTCACGATTACCGCGCTGGCCGAGCGCGCCATGACCTTCATTCCCCAGGCACGGACAGGGGAAGAGGAAGCGCCACGGCTCGCCCGGCTGCCGTCCTGA
- a CDS encoding OmpA family protein, with amino-acid sequence MKLKALCIAVSLLALPGVAAAQSPFDNLKKAAGDAGKSTVEKRVNSKLLEEGQKNQCSFKTGTAELAAGCEDKLKKLTNALIDAKKQLTAGGVKSYKFEVSGHTDSTGDAAKNKKLSEQRAEVIVKELVARGIPRGEIVAVGLGSDRPLVKPDNTEAKKAKNRRYELQVRL; translated from the coding sequence ATGAAGCTCAAGGCGTTGTGCATCGCCGTGTCGCTGTTGGCCCTCCCGGGTGTGGCCGCCGCGCAGAGCCCCTTCGACAACCTCAAGAAGGCCGCGGGTGACGCGGGCAAGTCCACCGTCGAGAAGCGCGTCAACAGCAAGCTCCTCGAGGAGGGACAGAAGAACCAGTGCAGCTTCAAGACCGGCACCGCGGAGCTGGCCGCCGGCTGCGAGGACAAGCTCAAGAAGCTGACCAACGCCCTCATCGACGCCAAGAAGCAGCTCACCGCCGGCGGGGTGAAGAGCTACAAGTTCGAGGTCTCCGGTCACACCGACTCGACGGGCGACGCGGCGAAGAACAAGAAGCTCAGCGAGCAGCGCGCGGAGGTCATCGTCAAGGAGCTGGTCGCCCGGGGCATCCCCCGCGGTGAAATCGTCGCCGTGGGCCTGGGCTCCGACCGTCCCCTGGTGAAGCCGGACAACACCGAGGCGAAGAAGGCGAAGAACCGCCGCTATGAGCTGCAGGTCCGCCTGTAG
- the dgt gene encoding dGTP triphosphohydrolase: MGSEPKPVEPRVEKAPEAEVSQDERTPYDVDYDRIVFSSEFRCLHDKTQVFPLSTSDYTRTRLTHSIEASCVGRSLGQLAGLGLKAQGVKVEPSHLGTIVAAACLAHDIGNPPFGHSGEAAIQHWVSQRLAKPGETLAGKPSPFTKVEEWRDLESFEGNAQGFRILNRLQSRERRGGLRYTAATLGAMSKYPRPSVLPGGREANKARVSEKKFGYFQDDHVLALETYRAAGLPEREEGVFSRHPLAFLVEAADDICYAVIDLEDSAKLGLVPTKEACELLDAVLPPEKSTRPPPAHLETRLAQARARVIGVLIQASKHVFLEHVEKMEEGEWEKPLVSVRDDVRAPLDAIKKLTRRKGYESERVLQIESAGFKTLGGLLDMFAQAVVTDTPNREEKKLRQLLPLELFQRPDKPLTSEDIGDALARLSMYQRLLCVTDYISGMTDGFAVALYQRLSGIKLPT; encoded by the coding sequence GTGGGCTCGGAGCCGAAGCCCGTGGAGCCGCGGGTGGAGAAGGCGCCCGAGGCCGAGGTGTCGCAGGACGAGCGCACGCCGTACGACGTGGACTACGACCGCATCGTCTTCTCCAGCGAGTTCCGTTGCCTGCACGACAAGACGCAGGTCTTCCCGCTGTCGACGAGCGACTACACGCGCACGCGTTTGACCCACAGCATCGAGGCGTCGTGCGTGGGGCGCTCGCTGGGGCAGTTGGCGGGGTTGGGGTTGAAGGCGCAGGGGGTGAAGGTGGAGCCCTCGCACCTGGGCACCATCGTCGCGGCGGCGTGCCTGGCGCATGACATCGGCAATCCGCCCTTCGGTCATTCGGGGGAGGCGGCCATCCAGCACTGGGTATCGCAGCGGTTGGCGAAGCCGGGCGAGACGCTCGCGGGCAAGCCGAGTCCCTTCACGAAGGTGGAGGAGTGGAGGGATTTGGAGAGCTTCGAGGGCAACGCGCAGGGCTTCCGCATCCTCAACCGGCTCCAGTCGCGCGAGCGGCGAGGTGGGCTGCGCTACACCGCGGCGACGCTGGGGGCGATGAGCAAGTACCCGCGGCCGTCGGTGCTCCCGGGCGGGCGCGAGGCGAACAAGGCCCGCGTGTCGGAGAAGAAGTTCGGTTACTTCCAGGACGACCACGTGCTGGCGCTGGAGACCTACCGCGCCGCGGGCCTCCCCGAGCGCGAGGAGGGCGTCTTCTCCCGCCACCCGCTGGCCTTCCTGGTCGAGGCGGCGGACGACATCTGCTACGCGGTCATCGACCTGGAGGACTCCGCGAAGCTGGGGCTGGTGCCGACGAAGGAGGCGTGTGAGCTGCTGGACGCGGTGCTCCCTCCCGAGAAGTCGACGCGTCCTCCTCCCGCGCACCTGGAGACGCGCCTGGCGCAGGCCCGCGCGCGGGTGATTGGCGTGCTCATCCAGGCGAGCAAGCATGTGTTCCTGGAGCACGTGGAGAAGATGGAGGAGGGCGAGTGGGAGAAGCCGCTCGTCTCCGTGCGGGACGACGTGCGCGCGCCGCTCGACGCCATCAAGAAGCTGACGCGTCGCAAGGGCTACGAGAGCGAGCGCGTGCTGCAGATCGAGAGCGCGGGCTTCAAGACGCTCGGCGGCCTGTTGGACATGTTCGCGCAGGCGGTGGTGACGGACACGCCCAACCGGGAGGAGAAGAAGCTGCGGCAGTTGCTGCCCCTGGAGCTGTTCCAGCGGCCGGACAAGCCGCTGACCAGTGAGGACATCGGTGACGCGCTCGCGCGGCTGTCCATGTACCAGCGGCTCCTGTGCGTCACGGACTACATCTCCGGGATGACGGACGGCTTCGCGGTGGCGCTGTACCAGCGGCTGTCCGGCATCAAGCTGCCGACCTAG
- a CDS encoding VOC family protein, which yields MGLGRTRAVPTLAVTDLKTARRFYGEVLGFDEVKEVSEEGAAMYRVGGDSYLLVYERSTPSGSTATACSFAVEDVEATVDELRQAGVKLEEYDIPEMGIQTKNGIATMGDFKSAWFRDPSGNILAIDDSLALMERRGRQARTSAPSEGLHA from the coding sequence ATGGGACTGGGAAGAACGAGGGCGGTGCCCACCCTGGCCGTGACGGACCTGAAGACGGCCCGGCGCTTCTATGGCGAGGTGCTCGGGTTCGACGAGGTCAAGGAGGTCTCCGAGGAGGGCGCGGCCATGTACCGCGTGGGCGGTGATTCCTACCTCCTCGTCTACGAGCGCTCGACGCCATCCGGCTCCACTGCCACCGCGTGCTCCTTCGCCGTGGAGGACGTGGAGGCCACGGTGGACGAGCTGCGCCAGGCGGGCGTGAAGCTCGAGGAATACGACATCCCCGAGATGGGCATCCAGACGAAGAACGGCATCGCGACCATGGGCGACTTCAAGTCCGCGTGGTTCAGGGACCCCTCGGGGAACATCCTGGCCATCGACGACTCCCTCGCACTGATGGAGCGGCGGGGACGGCAGGCGCGCACGAGTGCTCCCTCGGAGGGGCTGCACGCCTGA
- a CDS encoding sensor histidine kinase, whose protein sequence is MEQTPAPTWRRALGLVAVWSVPGTLSALETYFFSLSSPRPMEPWRAFLSQLPSWYVWVPTTPLVFALTERLRLGRPLRAGAWAGHVLACLGVSGLFALVYTVCQRAFGAGMGGVSFGAMLTRYALGWLPMMAMTYVATVGVAQSLAARRRERERERQAAALAVELAEARLQALQVQLHPHFLFNTLNAIVVLVRDGEKDTAARMLVLLGDILRRLLQQGATQEVSLRDELSVLERYLEIQQLRFQDRLRVDWDVDEALMDARVPHLVLQPLVENAIRHGVSARTAAGVLRIRARRHGEALELKVEDDGPGLPVGFDVERSPGIGLSNTRARLSQLYGVAGRVSVVAAPEGVGTVATVWLPFQREDAPSGRGAAHG, encoded by the coding sequence ATGGAACAGACACCTGCCCCCACGTGGCGGCGAGCGCTGGGGCTCGTCGCGGTGTGGAGCGTGCCGGGGACGCTGTCCGCGCTGGAGACGTACTTCTTCAGCCTGTCGTCGCCTCGGCCGATGGAGCCGTGGCGCGCGTTCCTGTCGCAGCTTCCCAGTTGGTACGTGTGGGTGCCCACCACGCCGCTGGTGTTCGCGTTGACGGAGCGGCTGCGACTGGGGCGGCCCTTGCGCGCGGGCGCCTGGGCGGGGCACGTGCTGGCGTGCCTGGGGGTGAGCGGGCTGTTCGCGCTCGTGTACACGGTGTGCCAGCGGGCCTTCGGCGCGGGAATGGGAGGTGTGTCCTTCGGGGCGATGCTGACGCGTTATGCGTTGGGTTGGTTGCCGATGATGGCGATGACGTACGTCGCGACGGTGGGGGTGGCGCAGTCGCTCGCGGCCCGGCGGCGGGAGCGTGAGCGGGAGCGTCAGGCCGCGGCGCTCGCCGTCGAGCTGGCCGAGGCCCGGCTCCAGGCGCTCCAGGTCCAGCTCCATCCGCACTTCCTGTTCAACACGCTGAACGCCATCGTCGTGCTGGTGCGCGATGGGGAGAAGGACACGGCCGCGAGGATGCTGGTGCTGCTGGGGGACATCCTGCGCCGGCTGCTCCAGCAGGGCGCGACGCAGGAGGTGTCGCTCCGGGACGAGCTGTCGGTGCTGGAGCGGTACCTGGAGATTCAGCAGCTGCGCTTCCAGGACCGGCTGCGGGTGGACTGGGATGTGGACGAGGCGTTGATGGACGCGCGCGTGCCGCACCTGGTGCTCCAGCCGTTGGTGGAGAACGCCATCCGGCACGGTGTGTCGGCCCGCACGGCGGCGGGAGTGCTGCGCATCCGGGCGCGGCGTCACGGCGAAGCGCTGGAGCTGAAGGTGGAGGATGACGGGCCTGGGTTGCCCGTGGGCTTCGATGTGGAGCGAAGCCCGGGCATCGGGCTGTCCAACACCCGGGCGCGACTGTCCCAGCTCTACGGGGTGGCGGGGCGCGTGAGCGTGGTGGCGGCGCCGGAGGGCGTGGGGACCGTGGCCACGGTGTGGCTGCCCTTCCAGCGCGAGGACGCTCCTTCAGGGCGGGGGGCCGCGCATGGCTGA
- a CDS encoding LytR/AlgR family response regulator transcription factor gives MADLAVLLVDDEPLARRGLRQALARHPDVTVCGECRDGREAVDAIHALKPALVLLDVQMPELDGFGVIREVGVSRMPAVIFITAFDTFAVRAFDMHAVDYLVKPFADERFDEALNRARQRLRQGEAVELGRKLAALLADTGRAPPVEGDTSPQDEHPSRLVVKVGARSVLVPVSDIDWIGADDYCVTLHVGDKEHVLRESLASLEARLDAERFVRIHRSVIVNVERIRELHHDSATELVVVLSTGQRLRVSRSRREELERRLGRAR, from the coding sequence GTGGCTGATCTCGCCGTCCTCCTGGTGGATGACGAGCCGCTCGCCCGGCGTGGGCTCCGGCAGGCCCTGGCGCGGCATCCGGACGTGACGGTGTGCGGCGAGTGCCGCGACGGTCGCGAGGCGGTGGACGCCATCCACGCGCTGAAGCCCGCGCTGGTGCTGCTCGACGTGCAGATGCCGGAGCTGGATGGCTTCGGGGTCATCCGCGAGGTGGGCGTGTCGCGGATGCCCGCGGTCATCTTCATCACCGCGTTCGACACCTTCGCCGTGCGCGCCTTCGACATGCACGCGGTGGACTACCTGGTGAAGCCCTTCGCGGACGAGCGCTTCGACGAGGCGCTGAACCGCGCCCGGCAACGACTGCGCCAGGGCGAGGCCGTGGAGCTGGGGCGCAAGCTCGCGGCCCTGCTCGCGGACACCGGACGCGCTCCTCCGGTGGAGGGCGACACTTCGCCACAGGACGAACACCCGAGCCGGCTGGTGGTGAAGGTGGGGGCGCGCTCGGTGCTCGTGCCGGTGTCGGACATCGACTGGATTGGCGCGGACGACTACTGCGTCACGCTGCACGTGGGCGACAAGGAACACGTGCTGCGCGAGAGCCTGGCGTCACTGGAGGCTCGACTCGACGCGGAGCGCTTCGTGCGCATCCATCGCTCGGTCATCGTCAACGTGGAGCGCATCCGCGAGCTGCATCACGACTCGGCGACGGAGCTCGTGGTGGTGCTGAGCACCGGTCAGCGCCTGCGTGTCAGCCGGAGTCGACGCGAGGAGCTGGAGCGCAGGCTCGGGCGGGCTCGCTAG
- a CDS encoding MBL fold metallo-hydrolase gives MRRTTPLLVLLGLFLASSALAAEDAAHSHLRASLEAMGGEAKLQALSALRIQGIGHWNLMEQSERPAPPWLVSYEQVDEVRDLRQRRLRMKTEGRGTPGLEDWQGATMVLSDGVVMMERGGQRRPAGGAQLQDMNERLDFAPERILFTALAAPELRALADTRLQDVPHHVVAFRHGHARVKLYLNARTRLPTMVETLDAHPSDFFWSVWGDVTTRLFFQAWSLEPGGLRYPRHWENERKGQAYHSFTVTRLELAPKVSEEDFAIPEDVKKGFAARGRMTADDLPLGRPDRPAVELAPGVVHLPGAWDVTLVKQDDGLVIIEAPISSGYSARILEEAQRRFPGVKVKAVVSTSDAWPHVGGVREYAARGIPLHVLDLNRPLLQGVLTAPRTLAPDALARAPRAASLVSVGQRVKLGAGRNRLELVPVRTETGERMLFVSLPEHRLLYTSDLVQPRPDGTFFNVQQVSETLEVIARERLDVARVFGMHLSATDVSALATAVEKQRAPVAEVKP, from the coding sequence ATGAGACGAACCACCCCGCTCCTCGTGCTCCTCGGTCTGTTCCTGGCGTCCTCCGCCCTCGCGGCCGAGGACGCCGCGCATTCCCACCTGCGGGCCTCGCTGGAGGCCATGGGGGGTGAAGCGAAGCTCCAGGCCCTCTCCGCGCTGCGCATCCAGGGCATCGGACACTGGAACCTGATGGAGCAGTCCGAGCGCCCTGCCCCACCGTGGCTCGTCAGCTACGAGCAGGTCGACGAGGTGCGCGACCTGCGACAGCGCCGGCTGCGGATGAAGACCGAGGGCCGAGGCACCCCGGGGCTCGAGGACTGGCAGGGCGCGACGATGGTGCTGTCCGACGGCGTGGTGATGATGGAGCGCGGCGGCCAGCGACGTCCCGCGGGAGGGGCCCAACTCCAGGACATGAACGAGCGGCTCGACTTCGCGCCCGAGCGCATCCTCTTCACCGCGCTGGCCGCGCCGGAGCTGCGCGCGCTGGCGGACACCCGACTGCAGGACGTGCCGCACCACGTGGTGGCGTTCCGCCATGGCCACGCGAGGGTGAAGCTGTATCTCAACGCGAGGACGCGGCTGCCCACGATGGTGGAGACGCTGGACGCGCACCCGTCGGACTTCTTCTGGAGCGTCTGGGGTGATGTGACGACGCGGCTGTTCTTCCAGGCGTGGTCCCTGGAGCCGGGCGGGCTGCGCTACCCACGCCACTGGGAGAACGAGCGCAAGGGACAGGCGTACCACAGCTTCACCGTGACGCGGCTGGAGCTGGCCCCGAAGGTCTCCGAGGAGGACTTCGCCATCCCCGAGGACGTGAAGAAGGGCTTCGCCGCGCGGGGACGGATGACCGCGGATGACCTGCCGCTGGGTCGCCCCGACCGTCCCGCGGTCGAGCTGGCGCCCGGCGTCGTGCACCTTCCTGGCGCGTGGGATGTCACGCTGGTGAAGCAGGACGACGGGCTCGTCATCATCGAGGCGCCCATCTCCTCGGGGTACTCGGCGCGAATCCTGGAGGAGGCCCAGCGTCGCTTCCCTGGCGTGAAGGTGAAGGCGGTGGTGTCCACGAGCGATGCGTGGCCTCACGTGGGCGGGGTCCGGGAGTACGCCGCGCGCGGCATCCCGCTTCACGTGCTGGACCTCAACCGGCCGCTCTTGCAGGGCGTGCTCACGGCGCCTCGGACGCTCGCGCCGGACGCACTCGCCCGCGCGCCTCGGGCCGCTTCTCTGGTCAGCGTGGGTCAACGCGTGAAGCTCGGCGCCGGGAGGAACCGGTTGGAGCTGGTCCCCGTGCGCACGGAGACCGGGGAGCGGATGCTCTTCGTCTCCCTTCCCGAGCACCGGCTGCTCTACACGAGCGACCTGGTCCAGCCTCGCCCGGACGGGACCTTCTTCAACGTGCAGCAGGTCTCCGAGACGCTGGAGGTCATCGCGCGAGAGCGACTGGATGTGGCTCGCGTCTTCGGCATGCACTTGAGCGCCACGGATGTGTCCGCGCTCGCGACGGCGGTGGAGAAGCAGCGTGCTCCGGTCGCCGAGGTGAAGCCCTGA
- a CDS encoding SOS response-associated peptidase, with the protein MCGRVTVRTSPDQLVVELGLAGIRMAVDRPRFNLAPTQLMPVVPNDGARMLDAFRWGLIPSWAKDASIGNKLINARGETVAEKPSFRSALKRRRCLVLVDGWFEWKQSTKPKTPFYFHRADGKPLALAGLWEEWTAQDTGEVLRTCTIITTSPNALMAPIHDRMPVILPPPAQEVWLRPEPQESSVLLPLLVPVADDGLDAYEVARVVNSPTNDVPACVERVAA; encoded by the coding sequence ATGTGCGGCCGTGTCACCGTTCGGACCTCTCCTGATCAGCTCGTGGTGGAGCTGGGCCTCGCCGGCATTCGCATGGCGGTGGACCGCCCCCGCTTCAACCTGGCGCCCACGCAGTTGATGCCCGTGGTGCCCAATGACGGAGCGCGGATGCTGGACGCCTTCCGCTGGGGGCTCATCCCCTCGTGGGCGAAGGACGCGAGTATCGGCAACAAGCTCATCAACGCGCGCGGGGAGACGGTGGCGGAGAAGCCCAGCTTCCGCAGCGCGCTCAAGCGTCGTCGCTGCCTGGTGCTGGTGGACGGCTGGTTCGAGTGGAAGCAATCCACGAAGCCGAAGACGCCCTTCTACTTCCACCGCGCGGACGGCAAGCCCCTGGCGCTCGCGGGGCTGTGGGAGGAGTGGACGGCGCAGGACACCGGCGAGGTGCTGCGCACCTGCACCATCATCACCACCAGCCCCAACGCGTTGATGGCGCCCATCCATGACCGGATGCCCGTCATCCTGCCGCCCCCGGCCCAGGAGGTGTGGCTGCGCCCCGAGCCCCAGGAGTCTTCGGTCCTGCTGCCCCTGCTGGTGCCCGTGGCGGACGACGGCCTGGACGCCTACGAGGTGGCGCGCGTGGTCAATTCCCCCACGAACGACGTGCCGGCCTGCGTGGAGCGGGTGGCCGCGTAG
- a CDS encoding alpha/beta fold hydrolase, with translation MNTKPQQGGYATVDDLKVYFEVHGGPLEGGKTPLVLLHGGMMAIETAFTKDLLPRFARSRPVIAMEMQGHGHTGVRPGPIQLERMVKDVVGVLAHLGVKRAHLLGHSLGGMIATGVCVHHPEVVASATLLSVTYTLEGMLPELVKMQRDPTHVPSPELIPLLPTEADFVSWKANFDKYNPDPSSFESVLARLNTLLTEWKGWSPAQLNGIRAPVLLALGDNDFTRLEHAAEMYRLIPGSKLAVLPNTTHMNIIERGAWLEPMVQELISRAEGA, from the coding sequence ATGAACACGAAGCCGCAGCAGGGTGGCTACGCCACCGTCGACGACCTGAAGGTCTATTTCGAGGTCCATGGAGGCCCGCTGGAGGGCGGCAAGACGCCGCTCGTCCTGCTGCACGGCGGGATGATGGCCATCGAGACGGCCTTCACCAAGGACCTGCTCCCGCGCTTCGCCCGGAGCCGCCCCGTCATCGCCATGGAGATGCAGGGGCACGGCCACACGGGAGTCAGGCCGGGGCCCATCCAGTTGGAGCGCATGGTGAAGGACGTCGTGGGCGTGCTCGCGCACCTCGGCGTGAAGCGGGCCCACCTGCTGGGCCACAGCCTGGGCGGGATGATTGCCACGGGCGTGTGCGTCCACCATCCCGAGGTCGTGGCCAGCGCCACGCTCCTGAGCGTCACGTACACGCTCGAGGGCATGCTGCCCGAGCTGGTGAAGATGCAGCGAGACCCGACGCACGTGCCCTCGCCGGAGCTGATTCCGCTCCTGCCCACCGAGGCGGACTTCGTGTCGTGGAAGGCGAACTTCGACAAGTACAACCCGGACCCGTCCAGCTTCGAGTCCGTGCTGGCCCGACTGAACACCCTGCTGACCGAGTGGAAGGGGTGGAGCCCGGCGCAGCTCAACGGCATCCGCGCGCCCGTGCTGCTCGCGCTCGGCGACAACGACTTCACCCGCCTGGAGCACGCGGCGGAGATGTACCGCCTCATCCCCGGCTCGAAGCTGGCCGTGCTGCCCAACACCACGCACATGAACATCATCGAGCGCGGTGCCTGGCTGGAGCCCATGGTCCAGGAGCTCATCTCGCGCGCGGAAGGCGCCTGA